One Natrinema marinum genomic window carries:
- a CDS encoding universal stress protein: MAIDTVLLAVGPMDSVRAPELAETVLEVAEPLGAKVVIGHAFTEDEYEDVHDDLGFDARVEDVDPDEVAANRAPVPELAERFEEAGVEYEIKGALGEVSTKVVDMAIDVDADRMVVGGRRRSPAEKAVLGSVSQEIILQAPCPVTYFRDLDVME; encoded by the coding sequence GTACTCCTCGCGGTCGGACCGATGGACTCAGTACGCGCACCGGAACTCGCCGAAACGGTGCTCGAGGTCGCCGAACCCCTCGGCGCGAAGGTCGTGATCGGCCACGCCTTCACCGAAGACGAGTACGAAGACGTTCACGACGACCTCGGCTTCGATGCTCGCGTCGAGGATGTCGACCCCGACGAGGTCGCGGCCAACCGAGCACCGGTTCCCGAACTCGCCGAGCGCTTCGAGGAAGCCGGCGTCGAGTACGAGATCAAGGGCGCACTCGGCGAGGTCAGTACCAAGGTCGTCGACATGGCGATCGACGTCGACGCCGACCGCATGGTCGTCGGCGGGCGCCGCCGCTCCCCGGCGGAGAAGGCTGTCCTCGGCTCCGTCTCCCAGGAAATCATCCTTCAGGCACCCTGTCCGGTCACCTACTTCCGGGACCTCGACGTAATGGAGTAG